A region of the Lycium barbarum isolate Lr01 chromosome 1, ASM1917538v2, whole genome shotgun sequence genome:
GAATTTTCTACAAAAATTACTATAGATTACTAAATTCATATCACAAGTGTTAGCTTAAATAAGGTAAATAGCTCCTTAGGTGTAAAGTTTCTTGGTTCCCCTCATTGTGAGTGTAAGTTAGCTATGAACCCTATAGGACATTATTAACTAAAGCAGATTCTCTACATCCCCTACCCCCAAGGCATTGCAAGAGTTGAAGATTGTCAGGTATCAAGTCAGGCCCTGCATATTGGAGCActaaatttttgaagaaattacAATTTAGAGAAAGACATCCAAAGCTAACGTATTACTCTCAACATGATACTATAAACTAGATGGAGTCACAAGTTAATAAGCAGCATATTTTTGTTTTCACATATGAAGTAGCAATAAATTTTGAAAATCCAAGATTTCAGCACTAATACATCAGATGTGAGGATTTACAAGATCTAACCTCCACTTGACGCTGTAGGGATTGTACATGGTTAATGATCTCATCCAGCACCACTGCAGTACCTGATATCTGCAAAACATAATCCAAACTTAACAACTCGTGctatttttcaggttcaatttTATTAATCAACTAATCTAAGTAGCCATTACTTAAGCACCGCAAGTTTCTGTTGTCCTGAGAAAAGCAAGTTATTTGTACATGGTTAAACTAACAGCTGCTTAAATCAGAGAAGAACAGATAGCCTTTAGTCGTGTATTCATACATGAGATTCCCAATTTACTTCTTTTAAGACATCGCTGAGCAAAAATTGTACAACATTGGAACATGTTATAACTGACAAGTAACTCGCATTGGACTGAAATTATTTGTTTGCAAACATCAGTCTTCCAAGAGTTTACTCTATAAAAAGGGAAAATAACCAAATGATGTGTAAAACTTATAATGAATTCTACTTCCAAGAATATTTACTTTTAACTTATCAGTTTATTACATAATCTCTTTTATGTGAAGGAAATTATATCTTTATCAAAAAAACAGAACCGAAAACTTTGTGGAGATAAAGTTAAATAATTAATTTTAGTAGGATGTTAAACTCACATGTTGGATGTTTTTAACTTTTTTTATTTGTAATCCAATCAAGAAAGAGTTAACTATATGAAGTTTAAGCATCTAATAAACAAATGCAGAAGGAGAAGAATAGgggagaaataaaaaaataacctCTATTATGTAAAATGATATAGAACTGAAGATCTGATTACAAAAAACAACAGGTAAGTTTTTGGGGAAATAAAACTAGGAAAAGGGAAAGGAGGATTTTTTGCATGCTAGGTAAATATGTATAAGGGTACAATCTGGTTTAAATGCCGTGAGAATTAATGCCATAAATATAAGGACCACCAGGTGAATGCCTTCACTGCCAAGAAAGGCAAACATACCTACATTCCACCCTCTTAGAGAACTCCAGGCTCAATCAATCGAGACTGCAAAGTACTACCTTGGCTTTTCAATAGATACTCCTACTTCTCAAAGAGTTTTAAGTTTTGAGCACTAAAAGTGTTTAGATTTTTTACGCCATCAGATAAAGTTGATAACATTAATTTATAACTACAGATAACTTATCATGGTAAGCTTGACATAGTATCTTGAAATATAGAGCGGTAACTTTCTGTAGCAGGTTAAAATTGCACTAATAGTGTGACTTATTTTTTATATTGTCAGTCTATATCACTTAAATTACTTTTCGAATTCTCTTTTAGCTTGTGGCTGATACACCTATTTTGATCCATGAACCCAGGTATTATAATTTAGTCCAAAAATCAAGTTGCTGGCCTGGGGTTTTTGATCTTTTGTGCAATGATTAAGCTGTATGGTCTCATTACCACTTACGAACTTCTACAATGTGTTTAAACTAAACCACTCCACACTCAAAGTATGGTCTAACAGTTAATAAAGTGAGATGAAAATTATAAGAGACCTATGGTTCAAATCTGAACTACTCTTGATTATCAATTAACCCAGCCtccttttctttttatcttttGGTAAAAATTATTGTTGAAAGTCAAAATAAAGGAAAAACATAAACAGGAAATGACAATATTAACCTCAAAAAGGGGAAGACTGTAAAGTAATTACTCATCATATGCAAATCAAAAAGCTGAATGAACAGTAGGAAATTACGAGAAAGACACTTCAAAAAATACGGGTCCCACTTTTCTTGGGGCAAAAGAGTCTACCTATTTTCATTAAAAAGGTGAAAATGACCCAATTATTCTTAGAAcacacaaaaagaagaaaaatcgaCAAAACCAAAGGACCCTTTTGTAATCCCATCGCCTAATCACAAACCAAACTTTTCCCATCAAACTTAATCAAAAAGCATTAATACATTACTACAACTTAGACTAATGATAATGATAGGTACTGATTAATAATTGACAGCTAACCTTGTTACATCCTGGGACCAGGTCCTGTAATAGCTTCATTCTTGCATTAATCTTCTCTCTCCTAGCCTACACAGATAGTATAAACACGTCAATTAAACAACCTTAATTAGGATCCATTACCAGATTAAACATAACATTATGAAATCAACAGTTTACTCTTTCAGCTAAACTATGACTATCTGTAGCTTGTCCTCGTCGTGCTCGGACATGAACATACGGAAGCTTCTCTGAAGTATCATTTCCTGATTTTTTGCTCTTTTTGCTACTCTCTTTCCCCTGAATTCCACAcaaattgatgaattaaataAGAATACATATGGATTAACTATAATTACATACTATGAGATAATGATCAAAAACACTACTATAACTATCATTTTTTCACAAGTTTCACACTCAAACTATCACTTGTTTCTGTTGTAATACGTCGATGGTGATAGTTCAAGTAGGAAAAAAGGAATAGCTCATAGTTGGGTATAAAATTcgcaaaaaagtgatagttaaCTCTATATCATTTTGATTTGTGGGGAAGTTGAGTTACCTTTTTCTGGTGTTCCTTTCGCTTAGTGGTTTTCTGATTAACCTCTGGATTTGAAAAGGCCGGAGAAGAATTGGGGTTGGATTCTGAATCAATTGGTTCTTGTTTTACGAATTCTGACTTTGAACTCGAATTTGAGGGAAATGAACTAGTATTCGGTGAATTTCCTGCGGAAAAGACAGAGAACTTGGAGGCTCTGTCAATATCGGAAGGGAAAATGGGAGGCTTTGGGTAATGATAGCAAGTTTTAGGTGAAACAATTTCAGAAGAATGTACGAGAAGTTCCATAGCTTGATTGGCCGGCAGTTCAAGTAAAGCAGTGAAAGAATTTCCACCCCTTTCCGTTTTTATAAATTCATGAACCACTTCTCCAGCTTTCCCTCCGCAACTTGCGGATCTAACTTGGCTTGACTCCATTACACAATCTTATGCGGAAAGATAATTATGGACTAAAACTCAAATTGATGATGATATGAATCCGCTGAAAGAGAAGGGAACAATCACCTTATAATTAACTATATGGAGCCCCTTCCGAGAATAACCTATAATACAGTGCAGTGCGTGTAC
Encoded here:
- the LOC132634110 gene encoding transcription factor bHLH48-like isoform X3; translation: MESSQVRSASCGGKAGEVVHEFIKTERGGNSFTALLELPANQAMELLVHSSEIVSPKTCYHYPKPPIFPSDIDRASKFSVFSAGNSPNTSSFPSNSSSKSEFVKQEPIDSESNPNSSPAFSNPEVNQKTTKRKEHQKKGKESSKKSKKSGNDTSEKLPYVHVRARRGQATDSHSLAERARREKINARMKLLQDLVPGCNKISGTAVVLDEIINHVQSLQRQVEVLSMRLAAVNPRVDFNLDSLFAAESGSAADSNFLGIVSPSIWPEGQNRNQYQQLLHIDGFNQPVWVREDDNSSSFITPQNSLLIYDSSANSGEAY
- the LOC132634110 gene encoding transcription factor bHLH48-like isoform X4 — encoded protein: MESSQVRSASCGGKAGEVVHEFIKTERGGNSFTALLELPANQAMELLVHSSEIVSPKTCYHYPKPPIFPSDIDRASKFSVFSAGNSPNTSSFPSNSSSKSEFVKQEPIDSESNPNSSPAFSNPEVNQKTTKRKEHQKKGKESSKKSKKSGNDTSEKLPYVHVRARRGQATDSHSLAERARREKINARMKLLQDLVPGCNKISGTAVVLDEIINHVQSLQRQVEVLSMRLAAVNPRVDFNLDSLFAAESGSAADSNFLGIVSPSIWPEGQNRNQYQQLLHIDGFNQPVWVREDDNSSSFITPQNSLLIYDSSANSGR
- the LOC132634110 gene encoding transcription factor bHLH48-like isoform X1, which gives rise to MESSQVRSASCGGKAGEVVHEFIKTERGGNSFTALLELPANQAMELLVHSSEIVSPKTCYHYPKPPIFPSDIDRASKFSVFSAGNSPNTSSFPSNSSSKSEFVKQEPIDSESNPNSSPAFSNPEVNQKTTKRKEHQKKGKESSKKSKKSGNDTSEKLPYVHVRARRGQATDSHSLAERARREKINARMKLLQDLVPGCNKISGTAVVLDEIINHVQSLQRQVEVLSMRLAAVNPRVDFNLDSLFAAESGSAADSNFLGIVSPSIWPEGQNRNQYQQLLHIDGFNQPVWVREDDNSSSFITPQNSLLIYDSSANSGRGPMVDVSYANEPNFSLLTLTPISPSKGRNCKVGEFCGLNLFIMVLLIKRERP
- the LOC132634110 gene encoding transcription factor bHLH48-like isoform X2, translating into MESSQVRSASCGGKAGEVVHEFIKTERGGNSFTALLELPANQAMELLVHSSEIVSPKTCYHYPKPPIFPSDIDRASKFSVFSAGNSPNTSSFPSNSSSKSEFVKQEPIDSESNPNSSPAFSNPEVNQKTTKRKEHQKKGKESSKKSKKSGNDTSEKLPYVHVRARRGQATDSHSLAERARREKINARMKLLQDLVPGCNKISGTAVVLDEIINHVQSLQRQVEVLSMRLAAVNPRVDFNLDSLFAAESGSAADSNFLGIVSPSIWPEGQNRNQYQQLLHIDGFNQPVWVREDDNSSSFITPQNSLLIYDSSANSAALHQDHMKMEL